The stretch of DNA AAttagatgaaaatatttccgGGTGTTCACGACTTCCGCGAAAATCTTAGCGGGTACTCGCGGTTTCTGCGAAAATTTTTGTGGGTAGTCACGACTTTTGCGGAATTTTTGCGGTTCCCGCAGATTTTTTCGCGATCCTTCGCGACTTCTGCCGTCTTTTTCGCCCTAAAACCAACAGGAAAACCAAAAAATTCGAAAACTGTTATTGGCAAGGGGTGAGTTAATCATTACATACATGGTGCAATTTCTTGCATTCATTCCATAAAGATCGCAAAGTGTGCGTTCATGGTTGACCTTAGGCCATAGTTATTCGCCCCCTGTAATAGAACATTGGCAAAATTACTTTCCTGAGTGCGGTTACCTTAAGCATAATAGAAGAGTTTAATCGAtatgtgaattaatttctcaattaacaGAAACGTAATAATTAATTACCTATATTTACATCGAAAGTACAATTTCCCAATgcgatttaattatttatgtacaatgaaaatatgtacatacataatacattACATACTTATAAAGTACATAATTCAAAATCAAGTTCAATGACATTCTTTAAATATGAATTAACTGAATAACGATTTTGAAGCGATTTTGAAcaaattaaaagacaaaatattttgataatacaaaagatttttatataattttttatttcgcaTCCACTAGCCTTTTAGTAGAATTACATATATTAATAGAATCAATAGAGTGATTAGATTGATTGAACAACTGAATAAGTCACAGAAAAATTCAGGATCGTGGGGGAGGAGGTGGCACGAAGTATTCAACAGAGCTCAGTTTGCCGATACCTTCAACTCTGCCAGTCAACAATCTAATTTCAcgtaaaagacttttttaaaacttttgtcaACCCCTCCACAAAAGACTTTAGtgcaatttcaaaataaaaggtCTTAGAATataatgataatttatttcagtcctcctacaataaaaatatcagtaaaaaagtcaaatatttttttaaaatgtttattttaattttaaacaaaagataaaatattttttgtgtcaaactttttatattttataagaatATCTCCATaacagaataatatttttttataaatgaaactAATAAATTCACAGTGAGATATTATTGCACAGGAAATCTGTCAGAGAAgtgaagaaatgtttttttttaatttctttaaaattctcctTACTTATCACATGTGCCAAAGAAGTATCTGTACCAACTACCTATGTACGTACGAtacaataaaaacattttcaattacaGAAACAGCTTTAATCCACGTTATATTGCTGAATAAAGCTTTCCGGGTTATTGTACTGCTTTTCCTTGCTGCTACTGTTATTCCCATAATTGTGTATTTGATGGTGTTCTCGCGAGAAATTGGGCCCTTGGAATACGATCGAAATCAAGTGGGAACATGCGGGCATTTAAAAAGTCTGCATGTTTCTTGTGGCCTTAAGGTGAGATTTAAAGAGAATGTGAGAAGAAATGCTTATTTAGGTTTAGAAGTGCTGTAAAAATGTGTTACTGTTTTATATGAATACTAACACAGGAAaatgcatgatttttttttaaatcatggGGGCTCGGGATGACTagtatataataaagaaaggatctctacaccgttggtccgatcgcaaTGAAATTTGATACAGATACttctgataccaggcggttgtcaccaacgaataaattttccattaaatctatttcaccctctaaaatttgcgcgaagcggggcgaggaaaattggagcgaagtgacaatttacctcgtaaaaATATAAGATTTGATTAATCTTACAACTATTtgcttcataaaaaaaagaaaagttttggcCAACTGAATTTGATATTTATGTGGTAATCATTCAGGTTCTCAGTCTTTCGGCCAGTAAACTTTATACTTTGTCTCAtaacataaattttgattaccTACAAGTGGTGGAAAAGAACGtgtaatataaatataaatattcaacATTTCAAATTGCAGAgcatttctgaaaatttttgtctTCTACGAGGATGCTGCTTCACTAGAAGGGATGGATGCTACCATACATTACCATCGAGACACCAGTATTACAACCCATCTTATATAACTTCCAATCTAACTAAAGAACTCCAACCATTACGCGATGTAACACCACTAGGAGTTGCAGCTATTTCATATCTTCAGCTGGTAATTGAACCTTTATCGAATGATAGGGCACGCCTTTATGTATGGAATCCAACAACAAAACAGAATCCTGTGAGTAAGAGTACATAATTACATATAGATCTTATCTATATCGTATCTTATCTATACTTTATACGTTTACGGCTGGACGGATATTTTTGGcgtcaactttttttttttttggaacgTTGGAACCCTTTTAATAGTCATGTattttagagtggacacagaagctgtgtttgaatgaagaaagagtcacataaaagaattaatcatTTACAAGGAATAGAGAGGGTTTGAATTGTATCGGAATTTAGATCAACATGGGTCACTATTcactatatacaatttttaaatttcgatCTGAAAATCTGTCTTTTTAATAGCTTGCTGTTAACAatgaatgtatgtatatacacaTTTTACAGATTAAATTTGAATCTCAAATTTGATTGTGTGGTCGGATAaactcaaataaaatatagcaGTTCAATTAACTGTACaataatgaaatattcaacatGTTTCCTTAAGGGAAAATTGATTGTTTATGGTCTGTTACTAATTACAGGTTTATCCTGAAGCCATTGGAAATGAATCCACGAGTTACATATATCATATTTTTCAACCCGTTATTTATGCAGAATTTCGACGTAGAGTTGATGATTCACTTTTAGTTATTACATCCCGTGGCCCTCTGATTGTGGCACAAAATTACCTAGAATGGAGCTTTTATCTAGGAACACACATTTTGTTTGGTCTTGGTGACTTACATTTGCAGCCAGGCTTCAAGACAATTATTTTGAACAACGAAGCAAACGATGCAATTCCATTCATTCTGGCTTACAGTAAGTTTACCATTCATTTCATTACATACATCTAATttcaaagacttttttttgcgattaataataattctctTTCAACAATTACACTGTGATttattatctatataataaagaaaggtctgtttgttggtaatcttccgtcgtgttcggctatacaaatctacgccgtttgaccgatcgcgatgaaatttggtacagaggctccttatatcaggcggtttcgagtggccgtattcattttccccccataGTCctccttcaggtagcccccatataacagtcatgcattttttgcgaatttttgaatttcgcgcctgaaatgttgtatgaaaatgatttcttctctttgcaaattttttttcgggccttaatctacttataaaccattacaatttttttctctaaaatttgcgcgaagcgcaacaaatccccgcgaagcggggcgaggtaaa from Lutzomyia longipalpis isolate SR_M1_2022 chromosome 1, ASM2433408v1 encodes:
- the LOC129797460 gene encoding sucrase-isomaltase, intestinal-like isoform X5; the encoded protein is MHFRRFESVCNYSSMLPLRRQKEKKNYRKGIQPERETALIHVILLNKAFRVIVLLFLAATVIPIIVYLMVFSREIGPLEYDRNQVGTCGHLKSLHVSCGLKSISENFCLLRGCCFTRRDGCYHTLPSRHQYYNPSYITSNLTKELQPLRDVTPLGVAAISYLQLVIEPLSNDRARLYVWNPTTKQNPVYPEAIGNESTSYIYHIFQPVIYAEFRRRVDDSLLVITSRGPLIVAQNYLEWSFYLGTHILFGLGDLHLQPGFKTIILNNEANDAIPFILAYNATTEMFHGIYINAPYPVEVEITESYLVIVRAIFDTSFHIDVLCGPTIGNLMDQLMEQTEQNLHPLPNWFFGFHICDTNITRNLTDSVIEVLELLSSDFVTEQPFDTHCIREQLLWLGDDIKGLPSEYFQLISRVQLIIWPKQRDY